The proteins below are encoded in one region of Streptomyces sp. NBC_01689:
- a CDS encoding GntR family transcriptional regulator — MATKEPGKIERIAADLRAKIESGKYPPGGKLPSVSELQAAEGIAFQTARDVFRVLEREGLAFTRQGKGSFVTPFLGKITRDGTGRYQPSARSEGGARGAFEAELNRLGLIYKPSPTEIDRVRPPQDVAAAFGLHHSAKAISRYRAMRAGRDTADPDEGFVVQLATSWFPVDVAGGTSIEKQDTGPGGSKSRLAELGYAQKRIRESIEVRFPTPAEAEALSIPDDRQVYELVHHASTAEGRIVEVAVHVMPANIWRFSYTWELDAE; from the coding sequence GTGGCCACGAAGGAGCCGGGCAAGATCGAGCGCATCGCTGCTGATCTCCGAGCGAAGATCGAGAGCGGGAAGTACCCGCCGGGCGGGAAGCTGCCGAGTGTGTCCGAGCTGCAGGCGGCCGAGGGAATCGCCTTCCAGACGGCTCGTGACGTCTTCCGCGTCCTGGAGCGGGAAGGCCTCGCCTTCACCCGACAGGGCAAGGGCTCATTCGTGACCCCGTTCCTGGGCAAGATCACCCGCGACGGGACCGGCAGGTACCAGCCGTCAGCCCGGTCCGAGGGCGGCGCCCGTGGCGCTTTCGAGGCTGAGCTGAACCGCCTCGGGCTGATCTACAAGCCGTCTCCCACGGAGATCGACCGGGTTCGACCTCCGCAGGACGTTGCCGCCGCCTTCGGGCTGCACCACTCCGCAAAGGCCATCAGCCGGTACCGGGCCATGCGCGCCGGCAGGGACACGGCGGACCCCGACGAGGGGTTCGTCGTCCAGCTCGCAACGTCCTGGTTCCCTGTGGACGTCGCGGGCGGTACCAGCATCGAGAAGCAGGACACCGGCCCCGGAGGCAGCAAGAGCCGTCTGGCCGAGCTCGGGTACGCACAGAAGCGCATCCGGGAGTCCATCGAGGTCCGGTTCCCGACCCCGGCCGAAGCGGAAGCGCTGAGCATCCCGGACGACCGCCAGGTATACGAGCTGGTTCATCACGCGTCGACAGCGGAGGGCCGCATCGTGGAAGTCGCGGTGCACGTCATGCCGGCGAACATCTGGCGCTTCTCGTACACGTGGGAGCTGGACGCCGAATAG